In the genome of Candoia aspera isolate rCanAsp1 chromosome 1, rCanAsp1.hap2, whole genome shotgun sequence, one region contains:
- the INAFM2 gene encoding putative transmembrane protein INAFM2: MKEKEAGAAGERGKPATYTGDKKARMAAKTNKKWVRLATVLAYVLSVSLAAIVLAVYYSLIWQPVRGGGQPHTQSQPPETAPSPLPPGTSDGDAPATRPEDGVGGSSFPENPGDTSSP; this comes from the coding sequence ATGAAGGAGAAGGAGGCGGGGGCGGCCGGGGAGCGGGGCAAGCCGGCCACTTACACCGGGGACAAGAAGGCGCGCATGGCGGCCAAGACCAACAAGAAGTGGGTGCGCTTGGCCACCGTACTAGCCTACGTACTCTCCGTCTCCTTGGCCGCCATCGTGCTGGCCGTCTACTACAGCCTGATCTGGCAACCGGTGAGGGGCGGCGGTCAGCCGCACACCCAGTCCCAGCCGCCCGAAACCGCCCCCAGCCCCCTGCCCCCCGGAACCAGCGACGGAGACGCCCCGGCGACGAGGCCTGAAGACGGAGTCGGCGGCTCCTCGTTTCCGGAAAATCCCGGCGACACCTCATCGCCCTAG